One part of the Streptomyces nigra genome encodes these proteins:
- the repSA gene encoding replication initiator protein RepSA encodes MSDSATMAGLDPATLADVLRLAGSPGFDRIREQIKRTGGCTDPIRLMGSTVTRDVATGQVLHTYSTDTEPGGVLRVACGNRRASRCPACAWTYAGDTYHLIRAGLVGDPAKGTPETIRDHPRVFATLTAPSFGPVHNRPGNRPCRCGTHHAEDAPELGTPLDPDAYDYAGAVLWNNHASDLWRYFTIYLRREIAKRAGLTQKAAREQSRVSFGKVAEYQKRGAVHFHAVIRFDGPAGPDDPPPAWATLDLLNDAIRAAAARVEVDVPPAGDQPARTLRWGTQLDVRPIRAFGDGEDITEQAVASYVAKYATKAAETTGTVDRRIGNREALVLLDVPEHPARLIAACLDLHPLYPDRKLRDWAHMLGFRGHFSTKSRRYSTTLGALRQVRADYRAAQQRAALGLPDPDDEEVTTLTLAHWTYAGHGHTPGESWLAATIRRDIQHNRELAREALADWEGGDSDAE; translated from the coding sequence GTGAGCGACTCCGCCACCATGGCGGGCCTGGACCCGGCCACCCTCGCCGACGTGCTGAGGCTGGCCGGGTCTCCCGGCTTCGACCGCATCCGAGAACAGATCAAGCGCACCGGAGGTTGCACCGACCCCATCCGCCTGATGGGCTCAACCGTCACCCGCGATGTGGCCACCGGGCAGGTACTGCACACGTACTCGACCGACACCGAACCCGGAGGCGTCCTGCGCGTCGCCTGCGGCAACCGCCGTGCCTCGCGCTGCCCGGCCTGCGCCTGGACGTACGCGGGCGACACCTACCACCTCATCCGGGCCGGACTCGTGGGCGACCCCGCCAAGGGCACCCCGGAGACGATCCGGGATCACCCGCGGGTCTTCGCCACCCTCACCGCACCCTCCTTCGGCCCGGTCCACAACCGGCCCGGCAACCGCCCCTGCCGATGCGGCACCCACCACGCCGAGGACGCCCCGGAGTTAGGCACACCGCTCGACCCTGACGCCTACGACTACGCGGGCGCGGTGCTGTGGAACAACCACGCCTCGGACCTGTGGCGCTACTTCACGATCTACCTGCGCCGAGAGATTGCCAAGCGGGCCGGACTGACCCAGAAGGCAGCACGCGAGCAGTCGCGGGTGTCGTTCGGGAAGGTCGCCGAGTACCAAAAGCGCGGAGCCGTGCACTTCCATGCCGTGATCCGCTTCGACGGCCCGGCCGGCCCCGACGACCCGCCGCCCGCGTGGGCCACCCTCGACCTGCTCAACGACGCCATCCGTGCCGCTGCGGCCCGCGTGGAAGTCGACGTGCCCCCGGCCGGCGACCAACCGGCACGGACCCTGCGATGGGGCACACAGCTCGACGTGCGCCCGATCCGGGCCTTCGGAGACGGCGAGGACATCACCGAGCAGGCCGTCGCCTCCTACGTCGCCAAGTACGCCACCAAAGCCGCCGAGACTACCGGCACCGTCGACCGCCGCATCGGCAACAGGGAGGCCCTGGTCCTCCTCGACGTCCCCGAGCATCCGGCCCGGCTCATCGCTGCGTGCCTCGACCTCCACCCGCTCTACCCGGACCGCAAGCTCCGCGACTGGGCACACATGCTCGGCTTCCGCGGCCACTTCTCCACCAAGTCCCGCCGCTACTCCACCACGCTCGGCGCCCTCCGCCAGGTCCGCGCCGACTACCGCGCCGCCCAGCAACGCGCCGCGCTCGGCCTGCCCGACCCCGACGACGAGGAGGTAACCACCCTGACCCTTGCCCACTGGACCTACGCGGGGCATGGCCACACCCCCGGCGAATCCTGGCTCGCCGCCACCATCCGCCGGGACATCCAGCACAACCGCGAACTCGCCCGCGAAGCGCTGGCCGACTGGGAAGGGGGTGACTCGGATGCCGAGTAA
- a CDS encoding GYD domain-containing protein: MPLYLSRFSYTPETWARLIAHPEDRAKAAQAYIESVGGRLHGFWYAFGTRDGYNLWEAPDNVSMAAVALAISGGGALSSFETTVLLTVDETIEALQKAGQVGYRAPGA; the protein is encoded by the coding sequence ATGCCGCTCTACCTGTCGAGGTTCAGCTACACGCCGGAGACCTGGGCGCGGCTGATCGCCCACCCCGAGGACCGCGCGAAGGCCGCCCAGGCGTACATCGAGTCCGTCGGCGGCAGGCTCCACGGCTTCTGGTACGCCTTCGGCACCCGCGACGGCTACAACCTGTGGGAGGCCCCCGACAACGTCTCCATGGCCGCAGTCGCCCTGGCGATCAGCGGAGGCGGCGCCCTGAGCTCGTTCGAGACGACGGTGCTCCTGACGGTCGACGAAACGATCGAGGCCCTCCAGAAGGCAGGCCAGGTCGGGTACCGGGCCCCCGGCGCGTAG
- a CDS encoding mobile element transfer protein: MRPNRFYDVIRVGPVRVASFNNGRGQTRHTAACTAPKCGFSNEYGDRSAAELAARTHRCA, translated from the coding sequence CTTCTACGACGTGATCCGCGTCGGCCCGGTCCGCGTGGCCTCGTTCAACAACGGCCGGGGCCAGACCCGACACACCGCCGCCTGCACCGCCCCGAAGTGCGGCTTTTCCAACGAATACGGCGACCGGTCAGCCGCAGAACTCGCCGCCCGCACCCACCGCTGCGCCTGA
- a CDS encoding FG-GAP and VCBS repeat-containing protein, giving the protein MRKRTLLLAAAVTTGLLTALPATAATAAPSGLDGDINGDGYRDTVIAAPLAKVAGKSKAGYVAVVYGSSSGPNTGKRQIISQDTAGIPGVPESGDYFGDRVTTGDLDGDGYTDIVVGVHGERIGSTDDFGALTVLWGGANGVTSGTDVSSPLPEYRSELGWSVATGDFDGDGATDLAAVNLAYPELNIFKGPLTRTGKAAALTGIDTDEQTGINADRITSGDVTGDGRTDLLVMGQEEYSGGYRTRGVLYKGSASGLTPGAKVAGGYASVIGDVNKDGYGDIVTGNFMEKSTDEPNGGLGGAITVTYGASGGLSTRTPVRITQDTANVPGASEKNDAFGWSLDAGDTNGDGYTDIAVGVAEEDLGSKRDAGSVVVLRGSSSGLTGTGSKAFTQDTTNVPGTAESYDYFGHSVLLTDASKDNRAELVVGARGENDGAGSVWTLRGTASGITATGAKSFGSATVGGASGLAYFGDVLAG; this is encoded by the coding sequence GTGCGCAAGCGCACCCTTCTGCTGGCGGCGGCCGTCACCACGGGCCTGCTGACCGCGCTCCCGGCCACCGCGGCCACCGCCGCGCCCTCCGGCCTGGACGGCGACATCAACGGCGACGGCTACCGCGACACCGTCATCGCCGCGCCCCTGGCCAAGGTGGCCGGCAAGAGCAAGGCCGGCTACGTCGCCGTCGTCTACGGCAGCTCCAGCGGCCCGAACACCGGCAAGCGGCAGATCATCAGCCAGGACACCGCCGGCATCCCCGGCGTCCCGGAGAGCGGCGACTACTTCGGCGACCGCGTCACCACCGGCGACCTCGACGGCGACGGCTACACGGACATCGTCGTCGGCGTGCACGGCGAACGGATCGGCTCCACCGACGACTTCGGCGCCCTGACCGTGCTGTGGGGCGGCGCGAACGGCGTGACGTCCGGCACCGACGTGTCCTCCCCGCTGCCCGAGTACCGCAGCGAGCTGGGCTGGTCCGTGGCCACCGGCGACTTCGACGGCGACGGCGCCACCGACCTCGCCGCGGTGAACCTGGCCTACCCGGAGCTGAACATCTTCAAGGGCCCGCTGACCCGCACCGGCAAGGCCGCCGCGCTCACCGGCATCGACACCGACGAGCAGACCGGCATCAACGCCGACCGGATCACCTCCGGCGACGTCACCGGCGACGGCCGTACCGACCTGCTCGTCATGGGGCAGGAGGAGTACAGCGGCGGCTACCGCACCCGCGGCGTCCTCTACAAGGGCTCGGCGTCCGGCCTCACCCCCGGCGCCAAGGTCGCGGGCGGCTACGCGTCCGTCATAGGCGACGTGAACAAGGACGGCTACGGCGACATCGTCACCGGCAACTTCATGGAGAAGTCCACCGACGAGCCCAACGGCGGCCTCGGCGGCGCCATCACCGTGACCTACGGCGCGTCCGGCGGCCTGAGCACCCGCACCCCGGTCCGCATCACGCAGGACACCGCGAACGTGCCCGGCGCCTCCGAGAAGAACGACGCCTTCGGCTGGAGCCTGGACGCCGGCGACACCAACGGCGACGGCTACACCGACATCGCGGTCGGCGTCGCCGAGGAGGACCTCGGCAGCAAGCGGGACGCCGGATCGGTCGTCGTCCTGCGCGGCTCGTCCTCCGGCCTGACCGGCACCGGCTCCAAGGCGTTCACGCAGGACACCACCAACGTCCCCGGCACCGCCGAGTCGTACGACTACTTCGGCCACTCCGTGCTGCTCACCGACGCCAGCAAGGACAACCGCGCCGAGCTCGTCGTCGGCGCCCGCGGGGAGAACGACGGCGCCGGCTCCGTCTGGACGCTGCGCGGCACCGCCTCCGGCATCACCGCCACCGGTGCCAAGTCCTTCGGCAGCGCGACCGTCGGTGGCGCCTCGGGCCTCGCCTACTTCGGCGACGTCCTGGCCGGCTGA
- a CDS encoding Yip1 family protein — protein sequence MAGFRIGRGSRNNGTPHTQQTPQGPSYGYPPPPQQPYTGSGGGGGWPQAHGGGHGGPGAHGPGPANHGEPEYFGDGGYPGAPADPYAANNPGHTQAFSVGEDPYTQGDTYRAGTAPAGPVGPRLHWKDLLRGVILSPAQTFLQMRDYSMWGPALIVTFLYGLLAVFGFDGARADAINATLSNAVPIVLTTAVAMVLSAFVLGVVTHTLARQLGGDGAWQPTVGLSMLIMSLTDAPRLVVAMFAGGDAPFVQILGWATWVAGGALLTLMVSKSHDLPWPKALGASAIQLVALLSIVKLGTF from the coding sequence GTGGCTGGATTCAGGATCGGACGGGGCAGCCGGAACAACGGCACCCCGCACACGCAGCAGACGCCCCAGGGACCGTCGTACGGCTACCCTCCGCCGCCGCAGCAGCCGTACACCGGCTCGGGCGGCGGAGGCGGCTGGCCGCAGGCGCACGGCGGCGGGCACGGCGGCCCCGGCGCCCACGGCCCCGGTCCGGCGAACCACGGCGAGCCGGAGTACTTCGGCGACGGCGGCTACCCGGGCGCCCCCGCCGACCCGTACGCGGCGAACAACCCCGGTCACACCCAGGCCTTCTCCGTCGGCGAGGACCCGTACACGCAGGGCGACACCTACCGCGCGGGCACGGCCCCGGCCGGGCCGGTCGGCCCCCGCCTGCACTGGAAGGACCTGCTGCGCGGCGTGATCCTCTCGCCCGCGCAGACCTTCCTGCAGATGCGGGACTACTCGATGTGGGGCCCCGCGCTCATCGTGACGTTCCTCTACGGCCTGCTCGCGGTCTTCGGCTTCGACGGCGCCCGCGCGGACGCGATCAACGCGACCCTCTCCAACGCGGTCCCGATCGTCCTGACCACCGCCGTCGCCATGGTCCTGTCGGCCTTCGTCCTGGGCGTCGTCACCCACACCCTGGCCCGCCAGCTGGGCGGCGACGGAGCGTGGCAGCCCACGGTCGGCCTCTCCATGCTGATCATGTCCCTCACGGACGCCCCGCGCCTGGTCGTCGCGATGTTCGCGGGCGGCGACGCGCCCTTCGTCCAGATCCTCGGCTGGGCGACCTGGGTGGCGGGCGGCGCGCTGCTCACCCTGATGGTCTCCAAGTCCCACGACCTCCCCTGGCCGAAGGCCCTGGGCGCGAGCGCGATCCAACTGGTCGCCCTCCTGTCGATCGTGAAACTGGGCACGTTCTAG
- a CDS encoding Type 1 glutamine amidotransferase-like domain-containing protein, with amino-acid sequence MKLLLTAAGITNASIRDALVRLLGKPIAEADALCVPTAGYGHPMGSPAGAWRFISGRSPLPMCGLGWKSLGVLELTALPSIGAERWVPWVQEADVLLVNGGDALYLAHWMRQSGLADLLPSLSEKVWVGLSAGSMAMAPRIGEYFVEWTAPTGDDSGLGVVDFSIFPHLEHPDLPENTMAKAEKWAAGLPNPAYAIDDDTAITVVDGEVEVVSEGKWRHFPA; translated from the coding sequence TTGAAGCTTCTTCTCACGGCGGCGGGCATCACCAACGCGAGCATCCGGGACGCGCTCGTGCGCCTGCTGGGCAAGCCGATCGCCGAGGCCGACGCCCTGTGCGTTCCCACCGCGGGCTACGGGCACCCGATGGGCAGTCCTGCCGGGGCCTGGCGGTTCATCAGCGGACGGTCGCCCCTGCCCATGTGCGGCCTGGGGTGGAAGTCCCTGGGAGTGCTGGAGCTCACGGCGCTGCCCAGCATCGGTGCGGAGCGCTGGGTCCCCTGGGTCCAGGAGGCGGACGTCCTGCTGGTGAACGGCGGGGACGCCCTGTATCTGGCCCACTGGATGCGCCAGTCCGGTCTGGCGGACCTGCTGCCGTCATTGAGCGAGAAGGTCTGGGTGGGCTTGAGCGCCGGGAGCATGGCGATGGCCCCGCGGATCGGCGAGTACTTCGTCGAGTGGACGGCGCCCACCGGGGACGACAGCGGGCTGGGTGTCGTCGACTTCTCGATCTTCCCGCACCTGGAGCACCCGGACCTGCCGGAGAACACGATGGCGAAGGCGGAGAAGTGGGCGGCCGGCCTCCCGAATCCCGCGTACGCGATCGACGACGACACCGCCATCACGGTCGTCGACGGTGAGGTCGAGGTGGTCTCCGAGGGGAAGTGGCGTCACTTCCCCGCGTGA
- a CDS encoding recombinase family protein, with protein sequence MALRVAVYTRISRDDEGDGLGVARQREDCERLADLRGWAIAKIYEDNDVSAYKRNVRRPQFELMLNDLADGLIDGVVAYDLDRLARQPKDLERLIDLFDERRRRVFATVTNDVNLGTADGRTMARVMVAFANKSSHDASRRIQRKHLELALQGKSNGGPAPYGWQSDGRTVDPIAAEHIRAAQKQLLAGVRIGTIRTDWQRRGLGHPREGTTRLPHHLVERMLTNPRLCGYRTYHGEVLLDDDGQPVIGQWEPINTVEEWEAVCAVVAERKQKYPGHSLARKYLLSGIARCGLCHSKIRGQVNRRRSPNSKGATFSYQCSVVNGGCGKVGRAGESVDEFVISLVLAEQRERAASTTVPGEEPWPSASLLDDVEADITALTQAAKAKEITVSTLLQLLPDLERRRDELKLERGRHSKTRQQPASLSVDTIEDFRALPIERQQALILHSLSAVLIHPAGRGTRRFDPSLIEPVWR encoded by the coding sequence GTGGCTCTCAGGGTTGCGGTCTACACCCGCATCTCGCGTGACGACGAGGGTGACGGCCTGGGTGTCGCACGTCAGCGCGAGGACTGTGAACGGCTGGCTGATCTCCGAGGCTGGGCCATCGCGAAGATCTACGAGGACAATGACGTCTCCGCCTACAAGCGCAACGTGCGACGGCCCCAGTTCGAACTGATGCTGAATGACCTGGCGGACGGTCTGATCGACGGCGTAGTGGCCTACGACCTCGATCGGCTTGCCCGTCAACCGAAGGATCTGGAACGGCTCATCGATCTCTTCGACGAACGGCGACGGCGCGTCTTCGCCACTGTCACCAACGACGTCAATCTCGGTACAGCCGATGGTCGCACCATGGCTCGCGTGATGGTCGCTTTCGCCAACAAGTCCTCCCACGACGCATCTCGGCGCATCCAGCGCAAGCACCTCGAACTGGCGCTACAAGGTAAGTCCAACGGCGGGCCGGCCCCCTACGGCTGGCAATCCGACGGACGGACCGTTGATCCGATCGCTGCGGAGCACATCCGCGCCGCACAGAAGCAACTGCTGGCCGGCGTGCGCATCGGAACCATCCGCACAGACTGGCAACGTCGCGGCCTCGGGCATCCCCGTGAAGGCACTACGCGGCTCCCGCATCACCTGGTCGAACGGATGCTCACTAATCCTCGGCTGTGCGGTTACCGCACCTATCACGGTGAAGTCCTTCTCGATGATGACGGCCAGCCGGTCATCGGTCAGTGGGAACCGATCAACACCGTTGAGGAGTGGGAAGCGGTCTGCGCCGTGGTCGCGGAGCGCAAACAGAAGTACCCCGGGCACTCGCTGGCCAGGAAGTACCTGCTGTCTGGGATCGCCCGCTGCGGCTTGTGCCACTCCAAGATTCGCGGACAGGTCAACAGGCGTCGATCCCCGAACTCCAAGGGGGCCACGTTCAGCTATCAGTGCTCCGTCGTGAACGGTGGCTGTGGCAAGGTCGGACGGGCCGGCGAATCCGTTGACGAGTTCGTGATCAGCTTGGTGCTCGCAGAGCAACGTGAGAGGGCCGCGAGCACGACAGTGCCGGGGGAAGAACCATGGCCAAGCGCGTCCCTGCTTGATGACGTCGAGGCGGACATCACGGCCTTGACGCAGGCTGCGAAGGCCAAGGAGATCACGGTCTCAACGCTGCTTCAGCTCCTGCCGGACCTGGAGCGAAGGCGGGACGAGCTGAAGCTGGAGCGAGGGCGCCACAGCAAGACCCGGCAGCAGCCGGCATCCCTGAGCGTCGACACCATCGAGGACTTCCGCGCGCTCCCGATCGAACGCCAGCAGGCATTGATCTTGCACAGTCTCTCGGCGGTGCTGATCCATCCGGCGGGAAGGGGAACGCGCAGGTTCGACCCGAGCTTGATCGAGCCTGTCTGGCGCTGA
- a CDS encoding FG-GAP repeat domain-containing protein, protein MLRHHRTRLHSLALATATVAATLTAAPLLTAAPAAAAPAKYADDFNGDGYRDLATAAPYTPVGGKTDAGAVVVTYGSASGISASRRAIITQDTTGVPGTAEQGDRFGRGLTSGDLNRDGYADLVVASPGEDVGSDVDGGSVTILWGGKNGLSGGQSVPDGAPSAHDEYGMSLTVGDFTGDGKADLAVGSTGKDVWIHKGGFLKASGAASRDVLTTDLNTGAIYGSQNLAAGDVDGDGTDDLVVSGTQAGTYDEGAFVYLGSSSGFTRQTILVDGAYEIAATGDLNGDGYDDIVTSTYGDGVKSLGGSVNAYLGSPNGVGTRAQTTITQDTAGVPGSDEEGDWFGNDLSLGDIDKDGYADLAVGTIHETIGDAKIAGSVTVLRGSAAGLTATGAKAFTQNTAGVPGTAESADRFGASVRLSDLTGDGRADLSVGADGENHPAGSIYSLRGSATGVTTTNASSFGPGSLGLPSGYLRLGQNMLS, encoded by the coding sequence ATGCTCCGGCACCACCGCACGCGCCTCCACTCCCTCGCGCTCGCCACGGCCACCGTCGCGGCCACCCTGACGGCCGCCCCGCTGCTGACCGCGGCCCCGGCGGCCGCCGCGCCCGCGAAGTACGCGGACGACTTCAACGGCGACGGCTACCGCGACCTCGCGACGGCGGCGCCGTACACCCCGGTCGGCGGCAAGACCGACGCGGGCGCCGTCGTGGTCACCTACGGCTCCGCGAGCGGCATCAGCGCCTCCCGCCGCGCGATCATCACGCAGGACACCACCGGCGTCCCCGGCACCGCCGAGCAGGGCGACCGCTTCGGCCGGGGCCTCACCTCCGGCGACCTCAACCGGGACGGCTACGCCGACCTCGTGGTCGCCAGCCCCGGCGAGGACGTCGGCTCCGACGTCGACGGCGGCTCCGTCACGATCCTCTGGGGCGGCAAGAACGGCCTGTCCGGCGGCCAGTCCGTCCCCGACGGCGCCCCCTCCGCCCACGACGAGTACGGCATGTCGCTGACCGTCGGCGACTTCACCGGCGACGGCAAGGCCGACCTCGCCGTCGGCAGCACCGGCAAGGACGTCTGGATCCACAAGGGCGGCTTCCTGAAGGCCTCGGGCGCCGCGTCCCGCGACGTCCTCACCACCGACCTGAACACCGGCGCCATCTACGGCTCCCAGAACCTCGCCGCCGGCGACGTCGATGGCGACGGCACCGACGACCTGGTCGTCAGCGGCACCCAGGCCGGCACCTACGACGAGGGCGCCTTCGTCTACCTGGGCTCCTCGTCCGGCTTCACCCGCCAGACGATCCTGGTCGACGGCGCCTACGAGATCGCCGCCACCGGCGACCTCAACGGCGACGGCTACGACGACATCGTCACCTCGACGTACGGCGACGGCGTGAAGAGCCTCGGCGGCTCCGTCAACGCCTACCTGGGCAGCCCGAACGGCGTCGGCACCCGCGCCCAGACCACGATCACCCAGGACACCGCCGGCGTCCCCGGCTCCGACGAGGAAGGCGACTGGTTCGGCAACGACCTCTCCCTCGGCGACATCGACAAGGACGGCTACGCCGACCTCGCCGTCGGCACGATCCACGAGACGATCGGCGACGCGAAGATCGCCGGCAGCGTCACCGTGCTCCGGGGCTCCGCCGCCGGCCTCACCGCGACCGGCGCCAAGGCGTTCACACAGAACACGGCCGGCGTCCCCGGCACCGCCGAGTCCGCCGACCGCTTCGGGGCCTCGGTGCGCCTGTCCGACCTGACCGGCGACGGCCGCGCCGACCTGTCCGTCGGCGCCGACGGCGAGAACCACCCGGCGGGCTCGATCTACAGCCTGCGCGGCTCGGCCACGGGCGTGACCACCACGAACGCGAGCAGCTTCGGCCCCGGCTCCCTCGGCCTGCCCTCGGGCTACCTGCGCCTGGGCCAGAACATGCTCAGCTGA
- a CDS encoding DNA cytosine methyltransferase: MTTPGRVLDLFSCSGGAAMGYHRAGFQVDGCDIADRPRYPFSYHRGDALEYLARLIATGEIERYTLVHGSPPCQASCALTVGTNASQGWGGSHVDLVAATRTLLDASGLPYVIEQPNGRAEIRKDLSLCGEMFGLGVLRHRNFELGRWATAQPAHPRHRGYVRGHRHGVRRDGPYVAAYGNGGGKATVPEMQRAMGITWTDVREELTEAIPPAYTEWIGHAFLTARQEVFA, from the coding sequence ATGACCACCCCCGGCCGGGTCCTTGATCTGTTCTCCTGCTCCGGTGGAGCCGCCATGGGTTACCACCGCGCCGGGTTCCAGGTCGACGGCTGCGACATCGCCGACCGCCCCCGCTACCCCTTTTCGTACCACCGGGGCGACGCTTTGGAGTACCTCGCCCGCCTGATCGCCACGGGCGAGATCGAGCGGTACACCCTCGTGCACGGCTCCCCCCCCTGCCAGGCCAGCTGTGCGTTAACCGTGGGCACGAACGCCTCCCAGGGGTGGGGCGGCTCGCACGTCGACCTCGTGGCTGCCACCCGTACCCTCCTCGACGCGTCGGGCCTGCCGTACGTGATCGAGCAGCCCAACGGCCGGGCAGAGATCCGCAAAGACCTCTCCCTGTGCGGCGAGATGTTCGGGCTCGGCGTTTTGCGTCACCGCAACTTCGAACTGGGCCGCTGGGCCACCGCGCAGCCGGCGCACCCCCGGCACCGGGGTTACGTGCGCGGCCACCGCCACGGCGTCCGTCGCGACGGCCCGTATGTCGCCGCGTACGGCAACGGCGGCGGCAAGGCGACCGTCCCGGAGATGCAGCGCGCCATGGGCATCACCTGGACCGACGTACGCGAGGAACTGACCGAGGCAATCCCGCCCGCCTACACCGAGTGGATCGGTCACGCCTTCCTGACCGCCCGGCAGGAGGTCTTCGCGTGA